ACGGCCGACGGGGCGCGCAGGGACCCGGGCGTCGGGCAGGGTGCCGCCGAGCGGTTCGCTGAGCCGGACCTGGCCGCCGGCCGGTCGTTCGCGCGGCTGCTCGGCGTACCGACCGACGCCGTCAAGCGCGGCACGGCCCCGGCCGCGGCCGCCGGTGGCGCCGCCCCGGCACCCGGCAGCGAGCTGGGCGTGGTGCAGTCGCCGCCGCTGATCCGGCTGGTCGACATCATGATCAGCGAGAGTGACAATCTGCTGGCCGAGGCGCTGGCACGGCAGGTCGCGCTGGCCCGCAACCAGCCGGCGTCGTTCGACGGGGCCGCCGCGGCGATGGACGCCCAGGTGGCCGAGCTGGGCCTGCCCGCCGACGAGATCACCCTCTCCGACGGCAGCGGGCTGTCCCGCCGCAACCGGATCAGCCCGTCCCTGCTGACCGACCTGGTCCGGCTGGCCGCCAGCCCCGACCATCCGGAGCTGGCGGGGGTCTTCGGCGGCCTGCCGGTGGGCGGCTGGTCCGGCACCCTGGGCGACCGCTACCGCAACGCCCCCGGCACCGGTGCCGGTGCGGGCACCGTGCGGGCGAAGACAGGCACGCTGACCGGTGTGCACGCCATCGCGGGCCTGGTCACCACGGCCGACGGCCGGCTGCTCACCTTCGCGGTGCTCACCGACAAGGTGCCCGGCGGGAAGGAGACCGCCCAGCCGGCGCTGGACCGGATCGCCGCCGCGCTGGCGAACTGCGGCTGTAGCTGACCGTCGCAGGCACGGGTCTGCGGTCGGCGTGCGGCCGCGACCACCGTCGCGAGCCCGGGCCGGGGTGTTGCGGCGCGGGTACGGTGGGTCCATGGCGCAGTTCGTGGACTGGGATCTGGCCGCCGCCACCGCGGGGGCGTTGAGCAAGTCGGGCCCCCGGGTGTCGTACGCCGAGGCCACCGACGTGGTCGGCGACCTGCGGCGGCTGACCGACGAGGCAGCCGGGCACGTGGCCGACTACACGGGGCTGCGGGCGCAGGTGGCGCACCCGCCGGTGCGGGTTGTCGACCGCCGGGACTGGGCCGCCGCCAACATCGCCGGGCTGCGTGAGGTGATCACTCCGTTGGTCAGCCGGCTCTCGGGCGACAAGCAGCCCGGCGCGCTGACCGAGGCGATCGGGTCCCGGCTGACCGGGGTGCAGGCCGGGACCGTGCTGGCCTACCTGTCCGGCCGGGTGCTCGGCCAGTACGAGGTCTTCTCCGCCGACCCGGGCCAACTGCTGCTGGTCGCGCCGAACATCGTCGAGGTGGAGCGCAAGCTCGGCGCCGACCCGCGGGACTTCCGGCTCTGGGTGTGCCTGCACGAGGTCACCCACCGCACCCAGTTCACCGCGGTGCCATGGATGCGGGCCTACTTCCTGAGCGAGGTGCAGGCGTTCGTGGACGCCTCGTCCAGCGGCGGGGAGCACCTGATCGAGCGGCTGCGGCGCGGGGTGGCCACCCTGTCCGAGGCGGTCCGCGACCCGGAGAGCCGGACCAGCGTGCTGGACATCGTGCAGACCCCGGCGCAGCGGGCGGTGCTGGACCGGCTCACCGCGCTGATGACCCTGTTGGAGGGCCACGCCGAGTTCGTCATGGACGGCGTCGGCCCGCAGGTGATCCCGAGCGTGGAGCGGATCCGGGCGTCGTTCAACCGGCGCCGCGAGGCGGGCAACCCGCTGGAGAAGGCGATCCGCCGGCTGCTCGGGGTGGACGTCAAGATGCGCCAGTACGCCGAGGGGCGCAAGTTCGTGCACGGCGTGGTCGAGCGGGTCGGCATGGACGGGTTCAACACGATCTTCAACTCGCCGCTCACCCTCCCCCGTCTCGCCGAGCTGGGCGATCCGGACGCCTGGGTGGCCCGGGTGCACGGCCCGGCCGGCACCTTCCCGGCCGCCGGCTGACCGTCCGCCGGTGGCCGCACTCGCCCCGTCGGTGGCCGCGATCCGGCTGGCGGTCCGCCGCGCGCTGACCGGGCTGCCGTCCGCCGGTCCGGTGCTGGTCGCCTGCTCCGGCGGTGCCGACTCGCTCGCCCTGGCCGCGGCCACCGCGTTCGTGGCGCCCCGGCTGGGTCGGGCCGCCGGCCTGGTGACCGTCGATCATGGCCTGCAGGCCGGCTCCGCGCAGCGCGCCGAGATGGTGGCCGCCTGGGCCCGGGAGGCCGGGTTCACCTCGGCGACGGTGGTCCGGGTGGAGGTGGCCGGCCGGCCGGGCGGACCCGAGGCGGCCGCGCGGGAGGCCCGCTACCAGGCGTTGACCGAGGTCGCCGGCCAGCACGGCGCGGTGGCGGTGCTCGCCGGGCACACCCGCGACGACCAGGCGGAGACTGTGCTGCTGGCGCTCGCCCGGGGGGCCGGCCCGCGCGGGCTGGCCGGGATGCCCGTCCGGCGGGACCTGGCCGGGGTGCCGCTGCTGCGCCCGCTGCTGGAGATCAGTCGGGAGCAGACCCGCGCCGCGTGTGAGGTGCTCGGGTTGAGCCCGTGGCAGGACCCGCACAACACCGACCCGTCGTACGCCCGGTCCCGGGTGCGGGCCGACGTGCTGCCGGCGCTGGTGCGGGCGCTCGGGCCGGGCGTGCTGGACAATCTGGCGCGTACCGCCCGGCTGGTGGCGGCCGACAACGCCGCCCTCGACGATGTGGCGCAGGAGGCGCTGGCGGCGGCCCGGCATCCCCGGGGCGGGCTCCGGGTGCCGGACCTGGTCGCCCTGGCCCCCGCCGTACGCGGCCGGGTACTGCACGCGTGGGCGCGCGAGCTGGGCGCTTCGCCGAGCGCCCTGTCGTACCGGCACGTCGCCGCGCTGGACGCCCTGGTCACCGGGTGGCACGGCCAGGGCCCGGCCGACCTGCCCGGCGGTGTCCGGGTGCTGCGCAGCGCCGACCGGCTGGCGCTGGTCGACCCCACCTGACCGGCCCGCCTCAGGCGGTGTGCTCGCGGTCGCGGAAGGTGGTCCGGTAGCCGTGCGGGGTGGCGCCCACCCGGCGACTGAAGTGGTGGCGCAGCGCCGCCGCGTCGCTGAAGCCGGCCTGGTCGGCGACTGCCTCGACGCTCAACGGGGTTTCCTCCAACAGCCGGCGGGCGAGGAGCACCCGCTGGTTGGTGAGCCAGTCGTGCGGGGTGGTGCCGGTCTCGGCGCGGAACCGGCGGGCGAACGTGCGCGGTGCCATGCCGGCTCTGGCCGCCAGCTCCTCCACCGTGATCGTCCGGTCCAGGTGTCCCATCAGCCACTCCAGCACCGGCTCGAGGGTTGGGGCCTCGGGCGCCTTCGGGATGGGCGCTTCGACGTACTGCGACTGGCCGCCGTCGCGGTGCGGCGGAACCACCATCCGCCGGGCCAGCCGGGTCGCGGTGGTCGAGCCGTGCTCCTGGCGGATCAGGTGCAGGCAGGCGTCGATGCCGGCTGCGGTGCCGGCGCTGGTGAGTAGCCGGCCGTCCTGGACGTACAGCGCGTTGCAGCGCACCCGGGCGCGCGGGTGCCGACGTTGCAACTCGTCGACGTACCGCCAGTGGGTGGTGCACTCCCGGTCGTCCAGCAGCCCGGCCGCGCCGAGTACGAAGGCGCCGGAGCAGACGCTGAACAGGTGTGCGCCGCGGGCGTCGGCCCGGCGCAGCGCGTCGAGCACCGGGCAGGGAACGGTGGTGCCATCGCTGTGCGCGGGCACGGCCACCAGGTCGGCGTCCTCCACCGGGCCGAGGTCGGCGTGCGGGGTGAGGTGGAAGCCGGATGAGGTACGCACGGGCGCGCCGTCCGGGCTGCACACGCGGAAGCGGTAACCGGGGAAGCCGTCGGCCGTGCGGTCGGTGCCGAACACCTCGGCGAGCACGCCGAGCTCGAACGGGGCGACCTGATCGAGGGCGAGGACGGCCACGGAGCGAAGCATGTGACGAGGGTAACCCGAGGGGTGGCAGAAAATCGATGCCCAGTGGCATTACTGCCACTGTCCGGTCGGCGCGAGTCGTCGCAGACTGGTCTCAGTCCGGTGCGCACCGGCGGCGAAACCGACAGCAACCATGCGAAAGTGAGCGCCGCCATGGAGTTCCTGCTCTTCCTCCTGTTCCTCGTCCTGCTCGCCGCCGCCTCGACGGCCGGCCTCACCACCGACA
Above is a window of Micromonospora coriariae DNA encoding:
- a CDS encoding zinc-dependent metalloprotease; this translates as MAQFVDWDLAAATAGALSKSGPRVSYAEATDVVGDLRRLTDEAAGHVADYTGLRAQVAHPPVRVVDRRDWAAANIAGLREVITPLVSRLSGDKQPGALTEAIGSRLTGVQAGTVLAYLSGRVLGQYEVFSADPGQLLLVAPNIVEVERKLGADPRDFRLWVCLHEVTHRTQFTAVPWMRAYFLSEVQAFVDASSSGGEHLIERLRRGVATLSEAVRDPESRTSVLDIVQTPAQRAVLDRLTALMTLLEGHAEFVMDGVGPQVIPSVERIRASFNRRREAGNPLEKAIRRLLGVDVKMRQYAEGRKFVHGVVERVGMDGFNTIFNSPLTLPRLAELGDPDAWVARVHGPAGTFPAAG
- a CDS encoding GlxA family transcriptional regulator — its product is MLRSVAVLALDQVAPFELGVLAEVFGTDRTADGFPGYRFRVCSPDGAPVRTSSGFHLTPHADLGPVEDADLVAVPAHSDGTTVPCPVLDALRRADARGAHLFSVCSGAFVLGAAGLLDDRECTTHWRYVDELQRRHPRARVRCNALYVQDGRLLTSAGTAAGIDACLHLIRQEHGSTTATRLARRMVVPPHRDGGQSQYVEAPIPKAPEAPTLEPVLEWLMGHLDRTITVEELAARAGMAPRTFARRFRAETGTTPHDWLTNQRVLLARRLLEETPLSVEAVADQAGFSDAAALRHHFSRRVGATPHGYRTTFRDREHTA
- the dacB gene encoding D-alanyl-D-alanine carboxypeptidase/D-alanyl-D-alanine endopeptidase, coding for MPTPAAPRRRLPVVLGLVLLLVLAGVGVGLTRPGPVAGWLGDDAGPARNSAGATPEPDPADVLAGPDPNAPLPSADGVRAALDPLVGVADLGDRVNVSVADVTSGHTLFAKGADDGTVPASVTKLVTAVTVLAARGPAYRIPTRAVAGAQPGEVVIVGAGDPTVAVDKKGYYPGAARLDDLAAQVRTALGGVAPTRVIVDGSIYSGPVYGPGWDDDIPTGGSGGAVTALTADGARRDPGVGQGAAERFAEPDLAAGRSFARLLGVPTDAVKRGTAPAAAAGGAAPAPGSELGVVQSPPLIRLVDIMISESDNLLAEALARQVALARNQPASFDGAAAAMDAQVAELGLPADEITLSDGSGLSRRNRISPSLLTDLVRLAASPDHPELAGVFGGLPVGGWSGTLGDRYRNAPGTGAGAGTVRAKTGTLTGVHAIAGLVTTADGRLLTFAVLTDKVPGGKETAQPALDRIAAALANCGCS
- the tilS gene encoding tRNA lysidine(34) synthetase TilS, whose product is MAALAPSVAAIRLAVRRALTGLPSAGPVLVACSGGADSLALAAATAFVAPRLGRAAGLVTVDHGLQAGSAQRAEMVAAWAREAGFTSATVVRVEVAGRPGGPEAAAREARYQALTEVAGQHGAVAVLAGHTRDDQAETVLLALARGAGPRGLAGMPVRRDLAGVPLLRPLLEISREQTRAACEVLGLSPWQDPHNTDPSYARSRVRADVLPALVRALGPGVLDNLARTARLVAADNAALDDVAQEALAAARHPRGGLRVPDLVALAPAVRGRVLHAWARELGASPSALSYRHVAALDALVTGWHGQGPADLPGGVRVLRSADRLALVDPT